A window of the Halichoerus grypus chromosome 2, mHalGry1.hap1.1, whole genome shotgun sequence genome harbors these coding sequences:
- the MRPL22 gene encoding large ribosomal subunit protein uL22m isoform X1: protein MNSEASVEGGRKMAAAILERMGALKMQNLRGKLALGLLSSHNILPQSHIHTSGSLDISRRWEKKNKIVYPPQLPGEPRRPAEIYHCRRQIKYSKDKMWYLAKLIRGMSIDQALAQLEFSDKKGAQIIKEILLEAQDMAVRDHNVEFRSNLYIAESTSGRGQYLKRIRYHGRGRFGIMEKVFCHYFVKLVEGPPPPREAPKTAVTHAKEYIQELRNRTIIHTL from the exons ATGAACTCGGAGGCTTCcgtagagggagggagaaagatggCGGCGGCAATACTGGAACGTATGG GTGCATTAAAGATGCAGAATCTGAGGGGGAAGCTGGCCTTAGG GCTTCTTTCATCTCATAATATTTTACCCCAATCACATATCCACACAAGTGGGTCTCTGGACATTTCTCGAAGatgggaaaagaagaataaaattgtttATCCTCCACAATTGCCTGGAGAACCTCGGAGACCAGCA GAAATCTACCATTGTCGAAGgcaaataaaatacagcaaagatAAGATGTGGTATTTGGCAAAATTG ATACGAGGAATGTCCATTGACCAGGCTTTGGCTCAACTGGAATTCAGTGACAAAAAGGGAGCCCAAATAATTAAAGAG aTTCTCTTAGAAGCACAAGATATGGCAGTGAGAGACCACAATGTGGAATTCAGATCCAATTTATATATAG CTGAGTCGACCTCAGGGCGAGGCCAGTACCTGAAACGCATCCGATACCATGGCAGAGGTCGCTTTGGGATCATGGAGAAGGTTTTTTGCCATTATTTTGTGAAGTTGGTGGAAGGCCCCCCACCTCCACGTGAGGCACCGAAGACGGCAGTCACCCACGCCAAAGAGTATATTCAGGAGCTCCGCAACCGGACCATTATTCACACTCTGTGA
- the MRPL22 gene encoding large ribosomal subunit protein uL22m isoform X2, protein MQNLRGKLALGLLSSHNILPQSHIHTSGSLDISRRWEKKNKIVYPPQLPGEPRRPAEIYHCRRQIKYSKDKMWYLAKLIRGMSIDQALAQLEFSDKKGAQIIKEILLEAQDMAVRDHNVEFRSNLYIAESTSGRGQYLKRIRYHGRGRFGIMEKVFCHYFVKLVEGPPPPREAPKTAVTHAKEYIQELRNRTIIHTL, encoded by the exons ATGCAGAATCTGAGGGGGAAGCTGGCCTTAGG GCTTCTTTCATCTCATAATATTTTACCCCAATCACATATCCACACAAGTGGGTCTCTGGACATTTCTCGAAGatgggaaaagaagaataaaattgtttATCCTCCACAATTGCCTGGAGAACCTCGGAGACCAGCA GAAATCTACCATTGTCGAAGgcaaataaaatacagcaaagatAAGATGTGGTATTTGGCAAAATTG ATACGAGGAATGTCCATTGACCAGGCTTTGGCTCAACTGGAATTCAGTGACAAAAAGGGAGCCCAAATAATTAAAGAG aTTCTCTTAGAAGCACAAGATATGGCAGTGAGAGACCACAATGTGGAATTCAGATCCAATTTATATATAG CTGAGTCGACCTCAGGGCGAGGCCAGTACCTGAAACGCATCCGATACCATGGCAGAGGTCGCTTTGGGATCATGGAGAAGGTTTTTTGCCATTATTTTGTGAAGTTGGTGGAAGGCCCCCCACCTCCACGTGAGGCACCGAAGACGGCAGTCACCCACGCCAAAGAGTATATTCAGGAGCTCCGCAACCGGACCATTATTCACACTCTGTGA
- the MRPL22 gene encoding large ribosomal subunit protein uL22m isoform X3 — protein MWYLAKLIRGMSIDQALAQLEFSDKKGAQIIKEILLEAQDMAVRDHNVEFRSNLYIAESTSGRGQYLKRIRYHGRGRFGIMEKVFCHYFVKLVEGPPPPREAPKTAVTHAKEYIQELRNRTIIHTL, from the exons ATGTGGTATTTGGCAAAATTG ATACGAGGAATGTCCATTGACCAGGCTTTGGCTCAACTGGAATTCAGTGACAAAAAGGGAGCCCAAATAATTAAAGAG aTTCTCTTAGAAGCACAAGATATGGCAGTGAGAGACCACAATGTGGAATTCAGATCCAATTTATATATAG CTGAGTCGACCTCAGGGCGAGGCCAGTACCTGAAACGCATCCGATACCATGGCAGAGGTCGCTTTGGGATCATGGAGAAGGTTTTTTGCCATTATTTTGTGAAGTTGGTGGAAGGCCCCCCACCTCCACGTGAGGCACCGAAGACGGCAGTCACCCACGCCAAAGAGTATATTCAGGAGCTCCGCAACCGGACCATTATTCACACTCTGTGA